In the Hyphomonadaceae bacterium BL14 genome, one interval contains:
- the metG gene encoding methionine--tRNA ligase: MARILVTSALPYINGVKHLGNLAGSMLPADVYARFQRLRGHEVLAICATDEHGTPAELAAAAAGQDVRAYCDEQHEIQKSLGEAFALQWDWFGRTSRPQNAALTQHFADVLEAKGLIGEVTERQVYSVDDARFLPDRYVEGTCPNCGYEKARGDQCDNCGKLLDPIDLINPYSVISGSRNIEVRETRHLQLRQSVMADRLRAWVDAAEGWPSLAKSIAYKWLDEGLRDRTITRDLAWGVPVTRDGAPRPGFENKVFYVWFDAPIGYIAATHEWADATGGDWESWWRTDKGAGDVSYVQFMGKDNVAFHTVSFPATILGSEEPWKTVDKLKAFNWLTWYGGKFSTSSKRGVFMDQALDLLPADYWRWYLTAYGPEGADAQFTWEHFQSAINTDLANVLGNFVNRITKFGASRFGSKLPDGGEPGEHEAWLESELDARLKTIAAHYEAMEFRKAGAETRALWVAGNEYLTRAEPWVKFKTDPEAAALGVRTGINLAVIAAIVAQPAIPEAAAKILDALGVPEKNRTWPGGPAKNLLDALPRGLHFTPPPILFAKIEDEQVAEWTARFAGADGESSASPSA; this comes from the coding sequence ATGGCCCGCATTCTCGTCACCAGCGCCCTGCCCTATATCAACGGCGTCAAGCATCTGGGCAATCTGGCCGGTTCCATGCTGCCCGCCGATGTGTATGCGCGTTTCCAGCGGCTGCGCGGCCATGAGGTGCTGGCCATCTGCGCCACAGACGAGCACGGCACACCGGCCGAGCTGGCCGCGGCGGCCGCAGGCCAGGACGTGCGCGCCTATTGCGACGAGCAGCACGAAATCCAGAAAAGCCTGGGCGAAGCGTTCGCCCTTCAGTGGGACTGGTTCGGGCGCACCTCCCGGCCCCAGAACGCGGCGCTGACCCAGCACTTTGCGGACGTGCTGGAAGCCAAGGGCCTGATCGGCGAAGTGACCGAGCGCCAGGTGTACTCGGTGGATGATGCGCGCTTCCTGCCCGACCGCTATGTGGAGGGGACCTGTCCCAATTGCGGATATGAGAAGGCGCGCGGCGATCAGTGCGACAATTGCGGCAAGCTGCTGGACCCGATCGACCTGATCAATCCGTATTCGGTGATCTCCGGTTCACGCAATATCGAGGTGCGCGAGACCCGCCATCTCCAGCTGCGCCAGAGCGTCATGGCTGACCGGTTGCGTGCCTGGGTGGATGCCGCCGAAGGCTGGCCGTCCCTGGCCAAGTCCATCGCCTATAAATGGCTTGATGAAGGCCTGCGTGACCGCACCATCACCCGCGACCTGGCCTGGGGTGTGCCGGTGACCAGGGACGGCGCACCGCGCCCCGGGTTTGAAAACAAGGTGTTCTATGTCTGGTTCGATGCGCCCATCGGCTATATCGCCGCGACGCACGAGTGGGCCGACGCGACGGGCGGCGACTGGGAAAGCTGGTGGCGCACCGACAAGGGCGCGGGCGATGTCAGCTATGTCCAGTTCATGGGCAAGGACAATGTCGCCTTCCACACGGTCAGCTTCCCGGCCACGATCCTCGGCTCTGAAGAGCCGTGGAAGACAGTCGACAAGCTGAAGGCCTTCAACTGGCTGACCTGGTATGGCGGCAAGTTCTCCACCAGCAGCAAGCGCGGCGTGTTCATGGACCAGGCACTGGACCTGCTGCCCGCGGACTACTGGCGCTGGTACCTCACCGCCTACGGTCCCGAGGGCGCGGACGCGCAATTCACTTGGGAACATTTCCAGAGCGCGATCAACACCGATCTTGCCAATGTGCTGGGAAATTTCGTCAACCGAATCACCAAGTTCGGCGCCTCACGCTTTGGCAGCAAACTCCCCGATGGCGGCGAGCCTGGCGAACACGAAGCCTGGCTGGAATCCGAACTTGACGCGCGCCTGAAGACAATCGCCGCCCATTACGAGGCGATGGAGTTCCGCAAAGCAGGAGCGGAAACCCGCGCCCTGTGGGTGGCTGGCAACGAATACCTCACCCGCGCCGAGCCATGGGTGAAGTTCAAAACCGACCCGGAGGCTGCGGCCCTGGGCGTGCGCACAGGGATCAATCTCGCGGTCATCGCAGCGATCGTGGCGCAGCCGGCAATCCCCGAAGCGGCCGCGAAGATACTCGATGCGCTGGGCGTTCCTGAAAAGAACCGCACCTGGCCCGGCGGCCCTGCCAAGAACCTGCTGGACGCCCTGCCCCGCGGTCTCCACTTCACCCCGCCGCCGATTCTATTTGCCAAGATCGAGGATGAGCAGGTCGCCGAGTGGACCGCCCGGTTTGCGGGCGCCGACGGTGAATCGAGCGCCTCGCCCTCGGCCTAG
- a CDS encoding TonB-dependent receptor, with translation MTTLKKFTTAAVLLASASCLPFAATAVAQEASASDAASRDVVTVTARRREESLQDVPVSVTAYSGAQLEAIGAQDITRIAQTTPNVTLEVSRGTNSTLSAFIRGVGQQDPVAGFEAGVGIYIDDVYLNRPQGAVLDIFDVERIEVLRGPQGTLYGRNTVGGAVKYVTRRLDTEPSFSARLNIGSYEQRDVIVSGSAPLSDSFRVGGALARLSRGGYGTNLTNGEDNYDKDVWAGRVSAEFEPTDRIFIRAVYDRTEDTSNPRGGHRLITSLLTGAPVLDNVYDTRAGLNVVEQEIEAQGLSLSGDFEINDQWTFRSITAWREDSSVTPIDFDSLPSADLDVPAIYENEQFSQEFQLVYTGERLNGILGAYYLDAEASTVFDVVLANTGALIGLPGLNAQTFGDVSTETWSIFGDFSYDLTPQWSVSLGARYTHDERSSIVLRRTYIGGFSEFFGGNPTLIATTSNFNGSESWTDFSPRLSVSYRPDDANNFYASFSQGFKGGSFDPRGQTSVAIGAGIDVFEFMRFEPETVNAYEAGWKFAEGAYRHSLAFFYNDYTDVQVPGSIGVDTDGDGVFDTFSGVTTNAGAATIWGFEYEGALGLADDAFRSGDTLDFNWAVGYLNGQYDQFINAFGVDVSDTAVIQNTPEWMAAGTLNYTVPVSNGALSIINTLAYRGAYSQFEIPNATLDQDGYTLWNASAVWNSNDGRWQAGVHGRNLTDERYKVSGYNFMNANGTPNLGLEGTLTAFYGDPRTVTATIAFRY, from the coding sequence ATGACCACGCTCAAGAAATTTACGACGGCTGCTGTCCTGTTGGCCAGCGCATCATGCCTGCCGTTCGCCGCTACGGCGGTTGCCCAGGAAGCCAGCGCAAGCGATGCGGCCAGCCGCGACGTCGTGACGGTCACCGCCCGGCGCCGTGAAGAATCCCTTCAGGACGTGCCGGTCTCTGTGACGGCCTATTCCGGTGCCCAGCTGGAAGCCATTGGCGCCCAGGACATTACCCGAATCGCCCAGACCACCCCGAACGTGACGCTGGAAGTGTCGCGCGGCACCAATTCGACGCTGTCAGCGTTTATCCGCGGCGTGGGCCAGCAGGATCCGGTCGCCGGCTTCGAGGCGGGCGTGGGCATCTATATCGATGATGTGTATCTGAACCGGCCCCAGGGCGCGGTGCTGGACATTTTCGACGTCGAGCGCATCGAAGTCCTGCGCGGGCCGCAAGGCACGCTGTACGGCCGCAACACGGTCGGTGGCGCGGTGAAGTATGTGACGCGCCGTCTGGATACCGAGCCGAGCTTCTCGGCGCGCCTGAACATCGGCAGCTATGAGCAGCGCGACGTGATCGTCAGCGGTTCGGCACCGCTCAGCGACAGCTTCCGCGTCGGCGGCGCGCTCGCCCGTCTCAGCCGCGGCGGATACGGCACGAATCTGACCAATGGCGAAGACAATTACGACAAGGATGTCTGGGCCGGCAGGGTCTCCGCCGAATTTGAACCCACGGACCGTATCTTCATCCGCGCGGTCTATGATCGCACCGAGGACACCTCCAATCCGCGCGGTGGCCACCGTCTGATCACGTCGCTCCTTACCGGCGCGCCGGTGCTGGACAATGTGTATGACACCCGAGCGGGCCTGAACGTGGTCGAGCAGGAAATCGAGGCGCAGGGCCTGTCGCTGTCGGGTGACTTCGAGATCAACGATCAGTGGACCTTCCGCTCGATCACCGCCTGGCGCGAAGACAGCTCGGTCACGCCGATCGACTTTGACTCGCTGCCGTCCGCGGACCTGGATGTGCCCGCAATCTATGAAAACGAGCAGTTCAGCCAGGAATTCCAGCTGGTCTATACCGGCGAGCGTCTGAACGGCATCCTGGGTGCTTACTATCTCGACGCGGAAGCCTCCACCGTGTTTGACGTGGTGCTGGCCAATACCGGCGCGCTGATCGGACTGCCGGGCCTCAATGCCCAGACCTTCGGCGATGTCAGCACGGAAACCTGGTCGATCTTCGGCGACTTCTCCTACGACCTGACCCCGCAATGGTCGGTATCGCTGGGTGCGCGCTACACCCATGACGAACGGTCCTCGATCGTGCTGCGCCGGACCTATATCGGCGGCTTCTCGGAGTTCTTCGGCGGCAATCCGACGCTGATCGCGACCACGTCGAACTTCAACGGATCCGAAAGCTGGACTGATTTCAGCCCGCGCCTGTCGGTCTCCTACCGTCCTGACGACGCGAACAATTTCTACGCCAGCTTCTCCCAGGGCTTCAAAGGCGGCAGTTTCGATCCGCGTGGCCAGACTTCCGTTGCCATCGGCGCCGGGATCGATGTGTTTGAATTCATGCGCTTCGAACCTGAAACCGTGAACGCCTACGAGGCGGGCTGGAAGTTTGCCGAGGGTGCCTACCGTCACTCGCTGGCCTTCTTCTACAATGACTACACCGACGTCCAGGTGCCCGGCTCGATCGGGGTGGACACCGATGGCGACGGCGTGTTTGACACCTTCTCGGGCGTCACCACCAATGCCGGTGCGGCGACCATCTGGGGCTTCGAGTATGAAGGGGCCCTGGGTCTGGCCGACGACGCGTTCAGAAGCGGCGACACCCTCGATTTCAACTGGGCGGTTGGGTACCTGAACGGCCAGTATGACCAGTTCATCAACGCGTTCGGCGTGGACGTGTCCGACACGGCCGTGATCCAGAACACCCCTGAGTGGATGGCTGCGGGCACGCTGAACTACACCGTGCCGGTGTCCAACGGGGCGCTCTCGATCATCAACACGCTGGCCTATCGCGGTGCGTACAGCCAGTTCGAGATCCCCAATGCGACGCTGGATCAGGACGGCTACACCCTGTGGAACGCCTCTGCGGTGTGGAACTCCAATGATGGCCGCTGGCAGGCGGGCGTCCACGGCCGCAACCTGACCGACGAGCGGTACAAGGTGTCGGGCTATAACTTCATGAATGCGAACGGCACGCCGAACCTTGGCCTTGAGGGCACGCTGACCGCCTTCTACGGCGATCCGCGCACGGTCACCGCGACCATCGCATTCCGCTACTAG
- a CDS encoding TetR family transcriptional regulator → MAVARKLGRGEVTREKLLDAAEMLFALKGFHGVTVRAIAREADSDPALVTYYFGGKRELFDDVLLRRAEQLNQVRLQELEACEREAGPDGPTVEQIIAAFTHPLLERSIHGDPGWKSYFALLGQITNAPDWGGAVMSKYYDPIVRRFLQSIRKALPDCPEEELFWSYHFLSGALVLTFAETGRIDTLSDGLCKSTDIKAVADRLPDFIAAGFRRLCAKDAEARAERENQSPGHPTA, encoded by the coding sequence ATGGCAGTCGCCCGCAAACTCGGCCGCGGTGAAGTCACTCGCGAGAAACTGCTCGACGCAGCCGAGATGCTCTTCGCGCTCAAGGGCTTCCACGGCGTCACCGTCCGGGCAATCGCCCGCGAGGCCGACAGTGACCCGGCGCTGGTGACCTATTATTTCGGTGGCAAGCGCGAGTTGTTTGACGACGTCCTGCTGCGGCGCGCCGAGCAGCTCAATCAGGTCCGCCTGCAGGAGCTGGAGGCCTGTGAACGTGAAGCGGGCCCCGACGGACCGACGGTCGAGCAGATCATCGCCGCCTTCACCCATCCCCTCCTGGAGCGGTCGATCCACGGCGATCCGGGCTGGAAAAGCTATTTCGCCCTGCTGGGCCAGATCACCAACGCGCCCGACTGGGGCGGCGCTGTGATGTCGAAATACTATGACCCGATCGTGCGCCGTTTCCTGCAGTCGATCCGCAAGGCGCTGCCCGATTGCCCTGAGGAAGAATTGTTCTGGAGCTATCACTTCCTGTCCGGGGCGCTGGTGCTGACTTTCGCCGAAACCGGCCGAATCGATACCTTGTCGGACGGATTGTGCAAATCCACCGACATCAAGGCGGTCGCCGACCGGCTGCCTGATTTCATCGCCGCCGGTTTCCGCCGGCTGTGCGCCAAGGACGCCGAAGCGCGCGCCGAACGTGAAAACCAGAGCCCGGGACACCCGACCGCATGA
- a CDS encoding Mth938-like domain-containing protein: MPHDVRAPAIDAYGDGGFRIGGVRKDGATLIFDGAARAWRDAPGNATALTPEHFSDLLNAQARPDMVVLGAGERLTHPPAAVRKAFRDAGIGLEVMDTGSACRAYNLLAGEARRVYAALLPV; this comes from the coding sequence TTGCCCCATGATGTGCGCGCGCCAGCGATTGACGCGTATGGCGATGGCGGGTTTCGTATTGGCGGCGTACGCAAGGACGGCGCGACCCTGATTTTTGATGGCGCAGCGCGCGCCTGGCGCGATGCGCCCGGGAATGCCACCGCTCTTACGCCGGAGCATTTCTCCGATCTGCTGAATGCGCAGGCGCGCCCCGACATGGTGGTACTGGGCGCCGGGGAGCGCCTGACCCATCCGCCCGCCGCCGTGCGCAAGGCATTTCGCGATGCCGGCATCGGTCTGGAAGTGATGGATACGGGCTCGGCCTGCCGCGCCTATAATCTGCTGGCCGGCGAGGCGCGGCGCGTCTACGCAGCCCTGCTGCCGGTCTAG
- a CDS encoding alpha/beta fold hydrolase, protein MLLRILGALILIAILLVAVFAFLSRTGGSDVPAAGLQTGADRLVDAGGETWRVREDGPADAPALVLIHGFSHSLETWDQWADDLSADYRVIRFDLPGHGLTGARADGAYSVTDTVTQVSALLDAVAPDRFVLGGSSLGGLVAWRYAADHPDRVEGLVLVSPGGYPMHGVGDEPAPIPLPVRLYLNTAPEVGVRAATRALYADPSKVTDEQVARIRAMMTTPGVQDALIARLEQFTLPDPEADLARVEAPALVLWGATDVMIPVENAGRFEAAMPDARVVVLENAGHMPMEEAPQESVMVVRNFLAGLGEDRLD, encoded by the coding sequence ATGTTGCTGCGCATTCTGGGCGCTCTGATCCTGATCGCGATCCTGTTGGTCGCCGTCTTTGCCTTCCTCTCCCGCACAGGCGGGTCCGACGTGCCGGCGGCCGGTCTCCAGACCGGCGCAGATCGGCTCGTGGACGCTGGCGGCGAGACCTGGCGTGTGCGCGAGGACGGACCGGCGGACGCCCCGGCGCTCGTGCTGATCCACGGCTTCAGCCATTCGCTGGAGACCTGGGATCAGTGGGCGGACGACCTGTCGGCCGACTACCGTGTGATCCGGTTTGATCTGCCCGGGCACGGTCTGACCGGCGCGCGCGCCGACGGCGCCTACAGCGTGACAGACACGGTCACCCAGGTCAGCGCCTTGCTGGACGCAGTGGCACCGGACCGGTTCGTGCTGGGTGGCTCATCGCTGGGCGGGCTGGTGGCGTGGCGCTACGCCGCCGACCATCCGGACCGGGTGGAGGGGCTGGTCCTGGTCAGTCCGGGCGGGTACCCGATGCATGGCGTGGGCGATGAACCGGCACCGATCCCCCTGCCCGTGCGCCTGTACCTGAACACGGCACCGGAAGTCGGCGTGCGCGCCGCGACGCGCGCCCTGTATGCAGACCCGTCCAAAGTCACCGATGAACAGGTCGCGCGAATTCGCGCCATGATGACGACCCCGGGTGTTCAGGACGCGCTAATCGCGCGCCTGGAACAGTTCACCCTGCCTGATCCGGAGGCAGATCTGGCACGGGTCGAGGCCCCGGCCCTGGTGCTGTGGGGCGCGACGGACGTGATGATCCCGGTGGAAAACGCCGGCCGTTTCGAGGCAGCCATGCCCGATGCGCGCGTGGTGGTTCTGGAGAATGCCGGTCACATGCCCATGGAGGAAGCGCCGCAGGAGAGCGTGATGGTGGTGCGCAATTTCCTGGCCGGCCTGGGCGAAGACCGGCTCGACTAA
- a CDS encoding mechanosensitive ion channel — translation MTTPQAAPESAIDDLLALDEIQARLLEAFHWFEQTVLNLDNGVQLALITAALAPALIFGPKLRQLVIQTTSGFLKAGLARRLINAVSRLMTPLALLLVLTLIQLVLAVLERPYALLNAATSLMTAWIVIRAVSLIIQSKFWSNVAFYIAWPIAVLDVFGLLVPVTQQMQAFAIPLGMADDGTAIQLSLFDIVRTLVYFGVLFWLASLAGRTINSQLEKTEELSPAFKALISKVLGVLLPVTALLIALQMTGFNLATLAIFSGAVGIGVGLGLQKTVANFAAGFTLLADKSIKPGDAIEVDGTFGWVSAMQSRYVSVRTRDGTEMLIPNEHFIVNGVINWSHSDRVVRLHAPFGVSYKTRDLRAVQDLAQKAAASVPRVVTDKDPVCNVMEFGNSAVNFDLRFWIADPEAGLSNVRSDVYLAVWDALHEAGIEIPFPQMDLHVKALPAAASGPPDQA, via the coding sequence ATGACCACGCCGCAGGCTGCGCCTGAATCAGCCATTGATGATCTGCTGGCGCTTGACGAAATCCAGGCGCGCCTGCTCGAGGCGTTCCACTGGTTTGAGCAGACGGTTCTCAATCTCGATAACGGGGTTCAGCTGGCCCTGATCACCGCGGCACTGGCCCCGGCCCTGATCTTTGGACCAAAGCTGCGCCAGCTGGTTATTCAGACCACATCGGGCTTTTTGAAAGCCGGGCTGGCGCGCCGACTGATCAACGCCGTGTCCCGGCTGATGACGCCGCTGGCGCTGCTGCTCGTGCTGACGCTGATCCAGCTTGTCCTCGCCGTGCTGGAGCGCCCCTACGCGCTTCTCAACGCCGCCACCAGCCTGATGACCGCCTGGATCGTGATCCGGGCAGTGTCGCTGATCATCCAGTCGAAATTCTGGTCCAACGTCGCCTTCTATATCGCCTGGCCGATCGCTGTGCTGGACGTATTCGGCCTGCTGGTTCCGGTGACCCAGCAGATGCAGGCCTTCGCCATCCCTCTGGGTATGGCCGATGACGGCACGGCGATCCAGCTCTCCCTGTTCGATATCGTGCGCACGCTGGTTTATTTTGGGGTGCTGTTCTGGCTCGCCTCGCTGGCCGGACGTACAATCAATAGCCAGCTTGAAAAGACCGAGGAGCTGTCGCCCGCCTTCAAGGCGCTGATCTCCAAGGTGCTGGGCGTGCTTCTGCCCGTCACCGCGCTGCTGATCGCACTTCAGATGACGGGGTTCAACCTGGCCACGTTGGCGATCTTCTCCGGCGCGGTGGGTATTGGCGTGGGCCTGGGCCTGCAGAAGACCGTGGCGAACTTCGCCGCCGGGTTCACGCTTCTCGCCGACAAATCCATCAAGCCGGGCGACGCTATCGAGGTGGACGGCACGTTCGGCTGGGTCAGCGCGATGCAGTCGCGCTATGTCTCGGTGCGCACGCGCGACGGCACCGAGATGCTGATCCCGAATGAGCACTTCATCGTCAACGGTGTGATCAACTGGTCCCATTCTGACCGCGTTGTGCGCCTGCATGCGCCGTTCGGGGTGTCCTACAAGACGCGTGACTTGCGCGCGGTCCAGGACCTGGCCCAGAAGGCGGCCGCCAGCGTGCCGCGGGTCGTCACGGACAAGGACCCGGTCTGCAATGTGATGGAGTTCGGCAACAGCGCGGTGAACTTCGATCTGCGTTTCTGGATCGCGGACCCCGAGGCCGGGCTCTCCAATGTGCGCAGTGATGTCTATCTGGCGGTCTGGGACGCGCTGCACGAGGCCGGGATCGAAATCCCGTTCCCGCAGATGGACCTGCATGTCAAAGCGCTGCCCGCCGCCGCCTCAGGGCCGCCGGACCAGGCTTAG
- a CDS encoding MFS transporter — translation MTAANQSPGAAEPAPPTTRYRAWVLFMLFIVYAFNFLDRQIISILAIPIREDLGLDDRQLGLLGGIAFAALYSTLGVPIAWLADRSNRTWIITASLTVWSGFTALCGFAQNFWQLFAARVGVGVGEAGGVAPSYSLIADYFPPDARARALAIYSLGIPIGSAFGVVAGAQIAGGAIGEDLDWRAAFIIVGLAGVLIAPIFKLTMREPKRGGLDPVSEREKAAAIAKHPPQQGEGLAGKAIEEAASKPGIFDVLRILLKKPSFWFLTLGASCSSMMGYGVFFWMPSFISRTYELGIIDTGWVFGTVLFFGGSLGILLGGILGDKLGKAKKTAYAIVPALAFLAAFPLYVLGTFAPTPLYAVLLFLIPTALGLSWLGPVLSAFQHLAPSNMRSMASAIFLLINNLLGIGVGVYVLGELSTLLAPTFGEESLRYSIAIGASLYAVAGVLFLLASRTIERDWEK, via the coding sequence ATGACAGCCGCCAACCAGTCTCCGGGGGCAGCCGAGCCCGCGCCACCCACCACGCGCTATCGCGCCTGGGTGCTGTTTATGCTCTTCATCGTGTACGCGTTCAATTTTCTGGATCGCCAGATCATCTCGATCCTCGCGATCCCGATCCGTGAGGACCTGGGGCTGGATGACCGGCAACTGGGCCTTCTGGGCGGCATTGCCTTTGCGGCACTCTATTCCACCCTCGGCGTCCCGATTGCCTGGCTGGCTGACCGGTCCAACCGGACCTGGATCATCACGGCGTCCCTGACCGTGTGGAGCGGCTTTACGGCCCTGTGCGGCTTTGCCCAGAATTTCTGGCAGCTTTTCGCCGCCCGGGTCGGGGTGGGCGTCGGCGAGGCGGGCGGGGTTGCTCCGTCCTATTCGCTGATTGCCGATTATTTCCCGCCCGATGCCCGCGCACGCGCACTGGCCATCTATTCGCTGGGCATTCCCATCGGCAGCGCGTTTGGCGTGGTGGCCGGCGCCCAGATCGCGGGCGGCGCCATTGGCGAGGACCTCGACTGGCGCGCTGCCTTCATTATTGTCGGCCTCGCCGGCGTGCTGATCGCGCCGATCTTCAAACTGACCATGCGCGAGCCCAAGCGCGGCGGGCTGGACCCTGTCAGCGAGCGGGAAAAAGCCGCGGCTATCGCCAAACACCCGCCGCAACAGGGCGAAGGCCTCGCGGGGAAGGCCATCGAGGAGGCTGCAAGCAAGCCGGGCATCTTTGATGTCCTGCGCATTCTCTTGAAGAAACCGTCCTTCTGGTTCCTGACGCTGGGCGCGTCGTGCTCGTCCATGATGGGGTATGGCGTGTTCTTCTGGATGCCGAGCTTTATCTCGCGCACCTATGAACTGGGCATAATCGACACTGGCTGGGTGTTCGGCACGGTTCTGTTCTTTGGCGGCAGCCTGGGCATTCTGCTTGGCGGCATTCTGGGCGACAAGCTGGGCAAGGCAAAGAAAACCGCCTACGCCATCGTCCCAGCGCTCGCCTTCCTGGCCGCTTTCCCTCTGTATGTGCTGGGCACGTTCGCGCCCACGCCGCTCTATGCCGTTCTTCTGTTTCTGATCCCGACGGCGCTGGGCCTGAGCTGGCTTGGGCCGGTTCTCTCAGCGTTCCAGCATTTGGCCCCGTCCAATATGCGATCAATGGCATCGGCTATCTTCCTGTTGATCAACAACCTTCTGGGCATCGGGGTCGGCGTCTACGTGCTGGGCGAATTGTCCACGCTTCTGGCCCCGACATTCGGCGAGGAATCGCTGCGCTATTCCATCGCCATCGGCGCATCACTCTACGCCGTTGCCGGCGTGCTCTTCCTGCTGGCGTCACGCACCATTGAGCGGGACTGGGAGAAATAA
- the secF gene encoding protein translocase subunit SecF, producing the protein MNFFPLVRLLPEETQFRFIRMRVAAFALALVMVLGSVGAFFTFGLNLGIDFRGGTSIALTTAPEPSDLGQIRAALAGLNLGDVQVQEFGSASDVLVRVAMVDVETAERVAGAPVEDFEAAQQAVRRVVQATLNESLTSVQYLSVEVVGPQVSGELVVAGATAVIVALLLMLLYIWFRFEWQYSVGAVVALIHDVVLTIGFFAVTQLEFNLPTIAAILTIVGYSMNDTVVVYDRIREMFRKFKSKPTPEVLDLAINATLSRTILTSGTTLVAIISMAVIGGPALEVFALALIWGVAIGTYSSIFVAAPLLTLTGVKRESREEDAALAP; encoded by the coding sequence ATGAACTTTTTCCCTCTGGTGCGCCTGCTCCCGGAAGAGACGCAATTCCGGTTTATCCGGATGCGGGTCGCCGCCTTCGCACTGGCCCTCGTGATGGTCCTGGGCTCGGTGGGCGCCTTCTTCACCTTCGGGCTTAATCTCGGCATTGATTTTCGCGGCGGCACGTCAATCGCCCTCACGACCGCGCCGGAGCCCTCCGATCTTGGTCAGATCCGCGCAGCGCTGGCGGGCCTCAATCTGGGCGATGTTCAGGTGCAGGAGTTTGGCAGCGCGTCTGACGTGCTCGTGCGCGTCGCGATGGTGGATGTGGAAACCGCCGAGCGGGTGGCCGGGGCCCCGGTCGAGGATTTCGAGGCGGCTCAGCAGGCTGTGCGCCGTGTGGTGCAGGCAACGCTCAATGAGAGCCTGACATCGGTCCAATACCTGAGCGTCGAGGTGGTGGGGCCCCAGGTGTCTGGCGAGCTGGTCGTGGCCGGCGCGACCGCTGTGATCGTCGCGCTCTTGCTGATGCTGCTCTACATCTGGTTCCGCTTCGAGTGGCAATATTCAGTCGGGGCTGTGGTGGCGCTGATCCATGACGTGGTGCTGACCATTGGCTTTTTTGCTGTCACCCAGCTTGAGTTCAACCTGCCCACCATTGCGGCGATCCTGACCATTGTGGGGTATTCGATGAATGACACGGTGGTGGTGTATGACCGCATCCGTGAAATGTTCCGCAAGTTCAAAAGCAAGCCGACGCCTGAAGTGCTTGACCTTGCGATCAACGCAACCTTGTCGCGCACCATCCTGACGTCGGGCACCACGCTCGTCGCCATCATATCCATGGCGGTCATTGGCGGACCGGCGCTGGAGGTTTTCGCCCTTGCCCTGATTTGGGGCGTGGCGATCGGCACCTATTCATCCATCTTTGTGGCGGCACCCTTGCTCACCCTGACCGGAGTCAAGCGCGAGAGCCGTGAAGAGGACGCTGCGCTTGCCCCATGA
- a CDS encoding alpha/beta hydrolase gives MTQYTARTYTAPDGVRTWYRHYDTGTDRLPVLCMHGLTRNSRDFEEVIPAIAAAGRSVIAVDVRGRGHSDRDPVAENYNPGIYVQDMFGVLAQSGWNQVITLGTSMGGLMSMVMAAGRPGLIAGAIINDIGPELDPRGLTRIQGYVGGAAGPFVDWAAAAEAVRAINGEAFPKETGHAFWGAFARRTCRELESGQVVFDYDPAISKLARTGNVAPPDLWPQFEALAASPLLLVRGAITDLLASACVDEMRARAPHMAYAEVPDVGHAPLLTEPEAARAIHAFLAGLD, from the coding sequence ATGACCCAGTATACAGCCCGCACCTACACCGCGCCCGATGGCGTTAGGACGTGGTACCGCCATTACGATACCGGAACTGACCGCCTGCCGGTGCTCTGCATGCACGGGCTGACACGCAACAGCCGGGACTTTGAAGAGGTCATTCCGGCCATCGCCGCCGCGGGACGGTCTGTGATCGCGGTGGACGTGCGCGGACGCGGGCATTCTGACCGCGATCCCGTGGCGGAAAACTATAATCCCGGTATCTATGTCCAGGACATGTTCGGCGTGCTCGCCCAGTCCGGCTGGAACCAGGTGATCACGCTGGGCACGTCCATGGGCGGGCTGATGAGCATGGTCATGGCGGCAGGCCGTCCCGGTCTGATCGCAGGCGCAATCATCAATGATATCGGGCCTGAGCTCGATCCCCGGGGGCTCACCCGTATCCAGGGCTATGTGGGCGGAGCCGCAGGACCCTTCGTGGACTGGGCCGCGGCGGCGGAGGCCGTGCGCGCCATCAATGGCGAGGCCTTTCCGAAAGAGACCGGACACGCATTCTGGGGCGCGTTCGCCCGGCGCACATGCCGCGAGTTGGAAAGCGGCCAGGTGGTGTTCGACTATGACCCGGCGATTTCAAAGCTCGCGCGCACCGGCAATGTGGCACCGCCCGATCTGTGGCCGCAGTTTGAAGCGCTGGCGGCGTCGCCGCTTCTGCTGGTCCGCGGCGCGATCACCGATCTGCTGGCCAGCGCCTGCGTGGACGAGATGCGCGCGCGCGCGCCGCACATGGCCTATGCCGAAGTGCCGGATGTGGGCCATGCGCCGCTCCTGACCGAGCCTGAAGCGGCGCGGGCCATTCATGCGTTTCTCGCCGGGCTCGACTGA